The following are from one region of the Francisella opportunistica genome:
- the pulA gene encoding type I pullulanase produces MQATNQNIWIQDKFGNFTQLNATHQVYLDFETNSIRFRIQADGFLHGYVIANFNNWQKLEEYKLNWTTDNDDGSLWLTKDVFNISTLNAGTNQYSFILVNLAGEEFKVSINDHDLIPLSFNWQVAKGTLEIKASENYLVPGFNLELIAITKSITGYQNIIDVEWHVSPENSKITLANSKLLIDPCVSNLTEVKVSCYAKNNPELTAQRTFTVVKEKRKGSLVHFIKKDQHYKGENFDWDLWNFNKNKPAHSVSLSHRSDFGLYGLCQKKNVIARKRIWDINWHNDWAEQTSCFKISKKYQNYYIIHGDAVIYRSLEDVINKTNPRIIHAVMNEASRIIAYLSDIPRIGTSFELWVNSKKVENVDLIVKHRSKQLIFTGLPHINPHEFVEIRASNIFSTAKVLMGEYLNNFYYTDSIGVSFSDELISLRIWAPTAIKVEVLLYNEDLVSNKKQPDFVYELTAERSYGTHHIEICRKSYANKYYIYRLHFEDLDNKGQRCIKTTYAVDPYAYGVSLNGRKGFLVDLNDAKVTPKQWQQSHNPNCINKEDAIIYEAHLRDFTISPESGVSEELRGKYLGAVEDNTYYIDSATNQKVSTGITSLVELGVTHIHLLPIFDFSSVDEEKNNEKDNRNWGYDPQNYNAPDGSYSINPYDPLQRIKGARNMILGFHQKGIGVIMDMVYNHMTETSNLDKIVPKYYFRTDTLGNFTNGSGCGNELASEKPMVSKFIQDSVVHWVKNYKIDGIRFDLMELIDINTIKNIITKVKQINPNVIIYGEPWKGGDSPLVNGTHRGTQRNQQFSIFNDYFRDAIRGNNNPGNGFINGDPHNPSNIGNVIEGLRGSIYSLTAMPGESVNYVDAHDNYTLWDQVEKSQSHDIPNGYYRKNLPENIFEHRFVRQNALALGIVLTAQGIPFIHGGAEFLRTKQGDHNSYKSGDSINAFHWSDKLCYKAFFDYIAGLIKIRKEHPAFRMKDRETIEKNLNITTAHHDPKSGVIISHFKNNANGDSWQDIIVIYNATSIDGYDINALMPIPASKIWHIVANHQKAGTETIQTVNSGELPGLKSYSLMIIHS; encoded by the coding sequence ATGCAAGCAACAAATCAAAATATATGGATACAAGATAAATTTGGTAATTTTACTCAACTTAACGCAACTCATCAAGTTTATCTGGATTTTGAAACTAATAGCATCAGATTTCGCATCCAAGCAGATGGTTTTTTACATGGCTATGTCATTGCTAATTTTAACAATTGGCAAAAACTTGAAGAGTATAAACTTAATTGGACTACTGATAATGATGATGGTAGTTTGTGGTTAACCAAAGATGTTTTTAATATATCAACTCTTAACGCAGGAACAAATCAATATTCATTTATCTTAGTAAATCTAGCTGGTGAGGAGTTTAAGGTTTCTATAAATGATCATGATTTGATACCGCTTAGCTTTAATTGGCAAGTAGCAAAAGGTACTCTCGAAATTAAAGCCTCTGAAAATTATCTAGTCCCAGGTTTTAACCTAGAGCTAATTGCTATAACAAAATCAATTACTGGTTATCAAAACATCATTGATGTTGAATGGCATGTTAGCCCTGAAAATTCAAAAATAACTTTAGCTAATAGTAAACTTCTGATAGATCCTTGTGTTAGTAATTTAACAGAAGTTAAAGTCTCATGCTATGCTAAAAATAATCCCGAACTTACAGCTCAAAGGACATTTACCGTTGTTAAAGAAAAAAGAAAAGGTTCACTTGTACATTTTATAAAGAAAGACCAACACTATAAAGGTGAGAATTTCGACTGGGACTTATGGAATTTCAACAAAAATAAACCTGCGCATTCAGTTTCACTTTCACATAGAAGTGATTTTGGTTTATATGGACTTTGCCAAAAGAAAAATGTCATCGCTAGAAAGAGAATTTGGGATATAAATTGGCATAATGATTGGGCAGAACAAACCAGCTGTTTTAAGATTTCAAAAAAATATCAAAACTACTATATCATTCATGGCGATGCTGTAATCTATAGATCTCTAGAAGACGTCATCAATAAAACTAATCCAAGGATAATACATGCTGTGATGAATGAAGCATCTCGAATTATTGCTTATCTATCAGATATCCCTAGAATTGGTACATCTTTCGAACTTTGGGTAAATTCCAAAAAAGTTGAAAATGTTGACTTAATCGTAAAACATCGCTCTAAGCAGCTTATATTTACTGGTTTACCACACATAAATCCCCATGAATTTGTAGAAATAAGAGCTAGCAATATTTTTTCTACAGCGAAAGTATTAATGGGTGAATATCTAAATAACTTCTACTATACTGATAGTATCGGGGTTAGCTTTAGTGATGAACTAATATCACTAAGAATTTGGGCGCCTACAGCAATCAAGGTTGAAGTTCTACTTTATAATGAAGATTTAGTCAGCAATAAAAAACAACCAGATTTTGTCTATGAGCTAACAGCTGAGAGAAGTTATGGTACTCATCATATAGAAATTTGTCGTAAAAGTTACGCAAACAAATATTACATCTACAGGTTGCATTTTGAAGATTTAGATAACAAAGGTCAAAGATGTATTAAAACAACGTATGCAGTTGATCCATATGCTTATGGAGTTAGTCTAAACGGCAGAAAAGGTTTTTTAGTAGATCTTAATGATGCTAAAGTTACTCCAAAACAATGGCAACAATCACATAATCCTAACTGCATAAATAAGGAAGATGCTATCATCTATGAAGCACACCTTCGCGATTTCACGATTAGTCCAGAAAGTGGTGTTAGTGAAGAATTAAGAGGAAAATATTTAGGTGCAGTTGAGGATAATACTTACTATATAGATTCAGCAACAAACCAGAAAGTATCAACAGGTATAACTAGCTTAGTTGAGCTTGGAGTTACTCATATTCATCTTTTACCGATTTTTGATTTTTCATCAGTTGATGAAGAAAAAAATAACGAAAAAGATAATCGCAACTGGGGCTATGACCCACAAAACTATAATGCTCCAGATGGTAGCTATTCCATAAACCCTTATGATCCGCTGCAACGAATTAAAGGGGCTAGAAATATGATATTAGGTTTTCACCAAAAAGGTATTGGTGTAATAATGGATATGGTTTATAACCATATGACAGAAACTTCGAATTTAGACAAAATTGTACCTAAGTATTATTTCAGAACAGATACACTAGGGAATTTCACCAACGGTTCAGGATGTGGTAATGAATTAGCAAGTGAAAAGCCTATGGTTAGCAAATTTATCCAAGACTCAGTGGTTCACTGGGTCAAAAACTACAAAATTGATGGTATCCGTTTTGACTTAATGGAACTTATTGATATCAATACAATTAAAAATATTATCACCAAGGTTAAGCAAATCAATCCAAATGTAATTATCTATGGCGAACCATGGAAAGGTGGAGACTCGCCGTTAGTAAACGGCACTCATAGAGGTACCCAAAGAAATCAGCAATTCTCAATATTTAACGACTATTTCCGTGATGCTATTCGCGGCAATAACAATCCTGGTAACGGTTTTATCAATGGAGATCCTCATAATCCTAGTAATATTGGTAATGTAATTGAAGGATTACGTGGCTCAATTTATAGCTTAACAGCGATGCCTGGTGAGTCTGTCAACTATGTCGATGCCCATGATAACTACACCCTTTGGGATCAAGTTGAAAAAAGTCAAAGTCATGATATTCCCAATGGATATTATCGTAAAAACCTTCCTGAAAATATTTTTGAACATCGTTTTGTTAGACAAAATGCTCTTGCTTTAGGGATTGTTTTAACAGCGCAAGGTATACCTTTTATTCATGGTGGGGCAGAGTTTCTCAGAACCAAGCAAGGCGATCATAACAGTTACAAAAGTGGCGATAGTATCAATGCTTTTCATTGGTCAGATAAGCTTTGCTACAAAGCATTCTTTGATTATATTGCGGGGCTCATTAAAATTAGAAAAGAGCACCCTGCTTTTAGGATGAAAGACCGTGAAACTATAGAAAAGAACTTAAATATAACTACCGCTCACCATGATCCTAAATCTGGTGTGATTATTTCACATTTTAAAAATAATGCTAATGGTGATAGCTGGCAAGATATTATTGTCATCTATAATGCGACTTCTATAGATGGTTATGATATCAATGCACTTATGCCAATACCAGCTAGTAAAATTTGGCATATTGTCGCAAACCACCAAAAAGCTGGTACTGAAACTATCCAAACAGTAAATTCTGGTGAACTTCCAGGTTTGAAATCTTATTCATTAATGATTATACATAGTTAA
- a CDS encoding shikimate dehydrogenase family protein: protein MSSLFKISLNTKTKLLFSTSGSNSSIHRHNTAIQKLGFNLCYFTFSGEISAKAYTDAIRAPFVNGGTVTAHNGLKSKVIPFLDYVEPLAQQTLAVNTIINKDGKLYGYNTDYHGLHAALTKGIKESKQDIKTAIIYGNGGVSGVAFKVLQDLGIKVTIVGRNPEKVAQKRKELGVENIPHFKGPYDLVVDATPISSSNDLEQNTQFINLVKDAKIVFCHAMPEKDNKTNYLLEYCNKNNIFYIDGEGMYIAQLIKQYKLYFENLDSQRKITEQDIIDAWGL from the coding sequence ATGTCAAGTTTATTTAAAATCTCTCTAAATACTAAAACTAAGTTATTATTCTCAACATCTGGGAGTAATTCATCGATACATAGACACAATACTGCGATACAAAAACTTGGTTTTAATCTTTGCTATTTTACTTTTAGTGGAGAAATTTCAGCTAAAGCTTATACCGATGCTATTAGAGCTCCTTTTGTAAATGGTGGTACTGTTACGGCTCACAATGGCCTTAAATCTAAGGTAATACCATTTTTAGACTATGTTGAGCCACTTGCTCAACAAACTTTAGCTGTAAATACTATCATCAATAAAGATGGTAAACTTTATGGCTACAATACCGATTACCATGGTTTGCACGCTGCACTAACAAAAGGTATCAAAGAGTCTAAACAAGATATCAAAACAGCTATAATTTATGGTAATGGTGGAGTTTCTGGGGTTGCTTTTAAAGTTCTACAAGATTTAGGTATCAAAGTAACTATCGTTGGCAGAAACCCCGAAAAAGTTGCTCAAAAAAGAAAAGAACTTGGTGTAGAAAATATCCCACATTTTAAAGGACCATATGATTTAGTAGTTGATGCAACTCCTATTTCATCATCTAATGATTTAGAGCAAAATACTCAATTTATAAATCTAGTTAAAGATGCAAAAATAGTATTTTGCCACGCCATGCCTGAGAAAGATAATAAAACAAACTATCTACTAGAATACTGCAACAAAAATAATATTTTCTATATAGATGGTGAAGGTATGTATATTGCCCAGCTTATAAAGCAGTATAAGCTTTATTTTGAGAACTTAGACTCTCAAAGAAAAATTACTGAGCAAGATATTATTGATGCTTGGGGATTATAG
- a CDS encoding type ISP restriction/modification enzyme, whose product MTTQQYLEQLNRRYKTGISREHTYRKDLEDLLISLVKDIDVTNEPANVTDCGNPDYVITKKDIPIGYIEAKDIGKDLNSKNYKEQFNRYRKALDNLIITDYIRFQFFKEGELITQIEIATIENGEIKPKPENFQQFENLIKDFCTYIGQTIRSPKKLAQMMAGKARLLQNTLETALTKDIGNGDSSDLKAQYETFKNILIHDLSPRGFADIYAQTLAYGMFAARYHDEVLDTFSRQEAAEKIPKTNPFLRMLFDYVAGTNIDDRIKHTVDNLADVFRAVDLRKILSRFGRSTKTQDPIVHFYEDFLSEYDSKLRKAKGVWYTPQPVVSFIVRAVDEVLKSEFSLSQGLADTTKTKINIDSQTTDKRAKSGYKQIEKEVHKVQVLDPATGTGTFLAEAIKFIYNNNFKTMQGAWSGYVEEHLISRLNGFELLMASYAMAHLKLDMLLTDTGYKPKSTQSQRFHIYLTNSLEEHHPDTGTLFANWLSNEANEANQIKKDTPVMVVMGNPPYSGESANKGQWIMDLMEDYKKEPTGGKLKERNPKWINDDYVKFMRYGQYYIEKNGSGILAFINPHGFLDNPTFRGMRYSLLKTYDKIYTIDLHGNSKKKETCPDGSKDENVFDIMQGVSINILIKTGAKKNNELAEVYHCGLYGKRNDKYEFLAQNSLKNIQWSRIENTAPQYYFVQKDWELKKQYDSGFSLKQLMTLNSLGILTKRDILTIDFEEDNLKENISMFTDKSQTVKSVCDYFNISVKDKDKWDAEKARLSIDNNLDKFVKDIEYRPFDSRKIFYQNQFIARPNEKIFKHFKKENISLVVCRQGQAVGGDDWNVLFISKSFTDQNVFRRGGGTVFPLYLYPDDDSLDSSRVPNLDMTIVKEIEKSLGLEFVAERPPRQSATATPPQEWNTEFSSLGGVPCEARGGGSYSKTFAPIDIFDYIYAVLHSPSYREKYKEFLKIDFPRVPYPTIDTFWQLVELGGQLRQIHLLESPVVTNYTTSYPIDGDNTIDKLSYKDGKVYINKEQYFDTVPEVAWNFYIGGYQPAQKWLKDRKGRELNFEDILHYQKIIVALIETDRLMQEIDTIEF is encoded by the coding sequence ATGACAACTCAACAATATCTAGAGCAACTTAACAGACGCTACAAAACTGGCATATCTCGCGAACATACATACCGCAAGGATTTAGAGGATTTGCTAATTTCTCTAGTCAAAGATATAGATGTCACAAACGAGCCGGCAAATGTTACAGACTGTGGTAACCCTGATTATGTGATTACCAAAAAAGATATTCCAATTGGTTATATTGAGGCGAAAGATATTGGTAAAGATCTTAACTCAAAGAACTACAAAGAGCAGTTTAATCGCTACCGTAAGGCTTTGGATAATTTGATTATTACAGATTATATCCGCTTTCAGTTTTTCAAAGAGGGTGAGTTAATTACACAGATTGAGATTGCAACAATTGAGAATGGCGAGATTAAACCAAAGCCTGAAAATTTTCAGCAATTTGAAAATCTAATCAAAGATTTTTGTACTTATATTGGGCAGACTATCCGTTCACCAAAGAAACTAGCACAGATGATGGCTGGTAAAGCAAGGTTATTACAAAACACACTAGAAACAGCACTGACAAAAGATATTGGAAATGGTGATAGTAGCGATCTAAAAGCTCAATATGAGACTTTTAAAAATATCCTTATCCATGATTTAAGCCCAAGAGGCTTTGCCGATATTTATGCACAAACCCTAGCGTATGGAATGTTTGCTGCAAGGTATCATGATGAGGTTTTGGATACTTTCTCGCGTCAAGAGGCTGCTGAGAAAATACCAAAAACAAATCCATTTCTAAGAATGCTGTTTGACTATGTTGCAGGTACAAATATTGATGATAGGATTAAGCATACAGTTGATAACTTAGCTGATGTTTTTCGTGCAGTAGATTTACGCAAGATACTTTCAAGATTTGGTAGAAGTACCAAGACACAAGATCCGATCGTGCATTTCTATGAGGATTTTCTATCTGAATATGATTCTAAGCTTAGAAAGGCAAAGGGGGTTTGGTACACACCGCAACCTGTGGTGAGCTTCATCGTGCGAGCAGTTGATGAGGTGCTAAAATCAGAGTTTAGTTTAAGCCAAGGTCTAGCAGATACTACCAAGACAAAGATAAATATCGATAGTCAAACTACTGACAAACGCGCAAAATCTGGCTACAAACAAATAGAAAAAGAAGTCCATAAAGTCCAAGTGCTAGATCCAGCAACTGGTACAGGAACATTTTTAGCAGAGGCGATTAAGTTTATCTACAATAACAACTTCAAAACTATGCAAGGTGCTTGGAGTGGTTATGTAGAGGAGCATTTGATATCTAGGTTAAATGGTTTTGAGCTACTGATGGCAAGTTATGCAATGGCACATCTAAAGCTAGATATGCTCCTAACAGATACAGGCTATAAGCCAAAATCTACCCAAAGCCAACGCTTTCATATCTATCTGACAAACTCACTTGAGGAGCATCACCCTGATACTGGGACGCTTTTTGCTAACTGGCTAAGTAATGAAGCCAATGAGGCAAACCAAATCAAAAAAGATACTCCTGTGATGGTAGTGATGGGAAATCCGCCGTATAGTGGCGAAAGTGCTAATAAAGGTCAGTGGATAATGGATTTGATGGAGGATTATAAGAAAGAACCTACAGGTGGTAAACTCAAAGAAAGAAACCCTAAATGGATAAATGATGACTATGTTAAATTTATGCGTTACGGTCAATATTATATCGAGAAAAATGGTAGTGGAATTCTAGCATTTATTAATCCACATGGTTTCTTGGATAATCCTACTTTTAGAGGTATGCGTTATAGTTTACTTAAAACTTATGACAAAATTTATACTATAGATTTACATGGTAACTCTAAGAAAAAAGAAACTTGCCCTGATGGTTCAAAAGATGAAAATGTCTTTGATATTATGCAAGGAGTATCTATAAATATACTCATCAAAACGGGAGCTAAGAAAAATAATGAACTAGCCGAAGTATATCACTGTGGTTTATACGGTAAACGGAATGATAAATATGAGTTCTTGGCTCAAAATAGCCTAAAAAATATCCAATGGTCAAGAATTGAAAATACAGCCCCTCAATACTACTTTGTGCAAAAAGATTGGGAGCTTAAAAAGCAATATGATAGTGGTTTTAGTTTAAAACAATTAATGACTCTAAATTCTCTTGGTATTTTAACGAAAAGAGATATATTAACTATTGATTTTGAAGAGGATAACCTTAAAGAAAATATTTCAATGTTTACAGATAAATCGCAAACAGTTAAAAGTGTATGCGATTATTTTAATATATCAGTTAAAGATAAAGATAAATGGGATGCAGAAAAAGCAAGACTATCTATAGATAATAATTTGGATAAGTTTGTTAAAGATATTGAATATAGACCTTTTGATAGTAGAAAAATATTTTATCAAAACCAATTTATTGCTAGGCCGAATGAAAAAATATTTAAACATTTTAAAAAAGAAAATATAAGTCTAGTCGTGTGTCGTCAAGGACAAGCAGTTGGAGGAGATGACTGGAATGTACTTTTTATTAGTAAGTCTTTCACAGACCAAAATGTTTTTAGAAGAGGTGGCGGTACTGTTTTTCCACTCTACCTCTACCCAGATGATGATTCACTAGACTCTAGCAGAGTACCAAACTTAGATATGACTATTGTTAAGGAGATTGAGAAGAGCCTTGGCTTGGAGTTTGTGGCTGAGCGACCACCCCGCCAGTCTGCGACTGCCACCCCTCCACAGGAGTGGAATACTGAATTCTCCTCCCTTGGAGGAGTACCTTGCGAAGCAAGGGGAGGTGGTTCTTATAGCAAAACATTCGCACCCATAGACATATTCGATTACATCTATGCGGTACTTCACAGCCCTAGCTACCGTGAGAAATACAAAGAGTTTCTAAAAATAGATTTTCCACGCGTGCCATATCCAACTATAGATACTTTTTGGCAACTGGTAGAGCTAGGTGGACAGCTTCGCCAAATCCATTTGTTAGAGTCGCCAGTTGTTACAAATTACACTACAAGCTACCCGATAGATGGTGATAATACCATCGATAAATTAAGCTACAAAGATGGTAAGGTTTATATCAATAAAGAGCAGTATTTTGACACTGTTCCAGAAGTAGCTTGGAACTTCTATATTGGTGGTTATCAACCAGCTCAAAAATGGCTTAAAGATCGCAAGGGCAGAGAGTTAAACTTTGAGGACATTTTGCATTATCAGAAGATAATCGTAGCCTTGATTGAAACTGATAGATTGATGCAGGAGATTGATACGATTGAGTTTTGA
- the gcvPB gene encoding aminomethyl-transferring glycine dehydrogenase subunit GcvPB encodes MVIFEKTRGVNSPAVMPSKKGDVSNIPANMLRTKKPKLPEQAELDVVRHYTQLSRKNFCIDTNFYPLGSCTMKYNPRAAHKYASLAGFLERHPYASSQSIQGTLECLYDLQEVIKELTGMTGVSLAPMAGAQGEFAGVAMIKAYHHKRGDFTRDEIIVPDAAHGTNPATAKVCGLKVIEIPTKKCGDIDIEALDKVLGSKTAGIMLTNPSTVGVFERSIATIAKKVHEAGGLLYYDGANLNAIMGKTRPGDMGFDVLHMNLHKTFATPHGGGGPGAGPVAVNDKLKEFLPIPMVGKKDDKFVWLEEKDVPNTIGRLSAFNGNIGVLIRAYIYAALLGGNGLTEASEIATLNANYMMARLKQEGFTIAYPERRASHEFIVTLKPELQKYGVTATDFAKCLIDRGVHAPTMYFPLLVPECLLIEPTETENVDSMEKFIQAMVEIRDIAKENPQYLKGAPYNLPVRRLDDVKAAKELDIVWQPK; translated from the coding sequence ATGGTTATTTTTGAGAAAACTAGAGGTGTAAACTCACCAGCTGTAATGCCTAGCAAAAAAGGTGATGTTTCAAATATTCCAGCAAATATGCTGCGTACTAAAAAACCTAAGTTACCAGAACAAGCAGAGCTAGATGTTGTTAGACATTACACGCAGTTATCACGTAAAAATTTTTGTATTGATACAAACTTTTATCCATTAGGGTCTTGTACTATGAAATACAACCCGCGTGCAGCTCACAAGTATGCTAGTTTAGCAGGGTTTTTGGAAAGGCATCCATATGCAAGTAGCCAAAGTATACAAGGAACTTTAGAGTGCTTGTATGATCTTCAAGAAGTTATTAAAGAACTAACTGGTATGACTGGAGTTTCACTGGCTCCTATGGCTGGAGCGCAAGGTGAGTTTGCTGGTGTAGCTATGATCAAAGCATATCATCACAAGCGGGGAGATTTTACTCGTGATGAAATCATCGTGCCAGATGCTGCTCATGGTACAAACCCTGCTACTGCAAAAGTTTGTGGTCTGAAAGTTATCGAGATTCCAACTAAAAAATGTGGTGATATTGATATTGAAGCACTTGATAAAGTCCTTGGTTCTAAAACTGCTGGTATCATGTTGACAAATCCATCTACAGTAGGTGTGTTTGAGAGAAGTATAGCAACTATTGCTAAGAAGGTGCATGAAGCAGGTGGTCTATTGTACTATGATGGTGCAAACTTAAACGCTATCATGGGCAAAACTCGTCCTGGAGATATGGGTTTTGATGTTTTACATATGAATTTACACAAAACGTTTGCTACTCCTCATGGTGGTGGTGGTCCAGGTGCTGGTCCAGTAGCTGTGAATGATAAGCTAAAAGAGTTTTTACCAATACCAATGGTTGGTAAAAAAGATGATAAATTTGTATGGTTAGAAGAAAAAGATGTGCCGAATACTATTGGTAGATTATCTGCATTTAATGGTAATATTGGTGTATTAATTAGGGCGTATATTTATGCAGCTCTTTTAGGTGGCAATGGTTTGACAGAGGCGTCTGAAATAGCTACTTTAAATGCTAATTATATGATGGCACGTTTAAAACAAGAGGGCTTCACTATAGCCTACCCAGAAAGAAGAGCTTCACATGAGTTTATTGTAACTTTAAAACCAGAATTACAAAAATATGGTGTCACAGCTACAGATTTTGCTAAATGCTTGATAGATAGAGGTGTGCATGCTCCTACTATGTACTTCCCGCTATTAGTGCCAGAGTGTCTGCTAATAGAGCCTACGGAAACTGAAAATGTTGATAGTATGGAAAAATTTATCCAAGCGATGGTAGAGATTCGTGATATTGCTAAAGAAAACCCTCAATATCTAAAAGGTGCTCCGTACAATCTGCCAGTTCGTCGCTTAGATGATGTCAAAGCAGCGAAAGAGCTAGATATTGTTTGGCAGCCTAAGTAG
- the gcvPA gene encoding aminomethyl-transferring glycine dehydrogenase subunit GcvPA: MSFIPHKPEQIKKTLDTIGVSSIDDLFDEIPTQLRAKALKIQDGINEIQLANLAKKRAGKNHQNTNFIGAGAYSHYIPSAIWDIVGRGEFYTAYTPYQAEASQGGLQVIYEYQTMMAELTGMAVSNASMYDGATALAESVLMAIRSNKKAKSQKVLIAEALHPTYLKVLETITKHQGIEIDIVELDSRNGKTNISSLEKHQDQNYAAVVIQSPNFLGQIADVDNLTNWAHNQGALVVAVTNPMSLAILKPPAEWGDNGADIVCGEGQAMGVPLASGGPYFGFMTCKMDYVRQMPGRIVGRTVDLDGKEGFCLTLQAREQHIRRAKATSNICTNQGLMVTAATIYMSLLGAEGLQRVASVSHENTTNLANELSKLDGVRVRFSEAFFNEVVIDLPVNAEMFVTEMEKEGIDAGYFLGEYHSDLANSIIVCSTEIHIQEDIIDYITTAKKVLARLGG, translated from the coding sequence ATGTCTTTTATTCCACATAAACCAGAGCAGATTAAAAAAACGCTTGATACTATTGGAGTTTCTTCAATAGATGATTTATTTGATGAAATTCCAACACAACTAAGAGCAAAAGCTTTAAAGATTCAAGATGGGATAAACGAAATTCAGCTAGCTAACCTTGCGAAAAAAAGAGCAGGTAAGAATCATCAAAATACCAACTTTATTGGAGCAGGAGCATATAGTCACTACATCCCATCAGCTATTTGGGATATTGTGGGTAGAGGAGAATTTTATACAGCTTATACGCCATATCAAGCCGAGGCTTCTCAAGGTGGCTTACAGGTCATTTATGAATATCAAACTATGATGGCAGAGCTTACAGGCATGGCAGTTTCTAATGCCTCTATGTATGATGGTGCAACTGCTTTAGCAGAGTCAGTACTTATGGCGATTCGTTCAAATAAGAAAGCAAAATCACAAAAGGTCTTGATTGCTGAAGCTCTTCACCCAACTTATTTAAAGGTTTTAGAAACTATTACAAAGCATCAAGGTATAGAGATAGATATAGTCGAGCTAGATTCAAGAAATGGAAAAACTAACATAAGTAGTTTAGAAAAGCATCAAGATCAAAACTACGCTGCTGTAGTGATTCAAAGCCCTAATTTCTTAGGTCAAATTGCTGATGTTGATAATTTAACTAATTGGGCTCATAACCAGGGTGCTTTGGTAGTGGCAGTAACTAACCCTATGTCTTTAGCAATTTTAAAACCGCCAGCAGAATGGGGTGATAATGGTGCAGATATAGTCTGTGGTGAAGGTCAAGCAATGGGAGTGCCTTTAGCCTCTGGTGGGCCGTATTTTGGTTTTATGACTTGTAAAATGGATTATGTACGCCAAATGCCAGGACGTATAGTTGGTAGAACTGTTGATCTAGATGGTAAGGAAGGTTTTTGTCTAACTTTGCAAGCTAGAGAACAGCATATCCGTCGTGCGAAAGCTACTTCAAATATATGTACTAACCAAGGTTTAATGGTAACAGCAGCAACTATTTATATGAGTTTACTTGGGGCTGAAGGTTTACAGCGTGTAGCTAGTGTATCACACGAAAATACTACAAACTTAGCTAATGAACTATCTAAGCTAGATGGTGTTAGAGTTAGGTTTAGTGAAGCATTTTTTAATGAGGTGGTTATTGATTTACCTGTTAATGCGGAAATGTTTGTAACAGAGATGGAAAAAGAAGGTATAGATGCTGGTTATTTCTTAGGTGAGTACCATAGTGATTTAGCAAACTCTATTATAGTTTGCTCTACTGAAATCCATATACAAGAAGACATTATCGATTATATCACTACAGCTAAAAAAGTTTTAGCTAGGTTAGGAGGTTAG
- the gcvH gene encoding glycine cleavage system protein GcvH, whose protein sequence is MLNIPKELKYTKSHEWVKVDGDEVTVGITAHAQSLLGDLVYVELPEVGEEFAAGDDTCVVESVKAASDVYAPVDGEVIEINESLVDDPSQVNHTPYKDGWLFKLKISDESQLADLLTADAYAKTLED, encoded by the coding sequence ATGTTAAATATCCCTAAAGAATTAAAATATACAAAGTCGCATGAGTGGGTCAAAGTAGATGGTGATGAAGTTACTGTAGGTATTACAGCACATGCACAGTCTTTATTAGGCGATTTAGTCTATGTCGAGTTACCAGAAGTAGGCGAAGAGTTCGCTGCTGGTGATGACACTTGTGTCGTTGAGTCTGTTAAAGCAGCCTCTGATGTATATGCTCCTGTTGATGGTGAGGTGATTGAAATTAATGAATCTTTGGTTGATGACCCTTCACAAGTAAATCATACACCATATAAAGATGGTTGGTTATTTAAACTTAAAATCTCTGATGAATCTCAGTTAGCTGATTTGCTAACTGCTGATGCTTATGCAAAAACTCTTGAGGATTAA